A window of Fusobacterium sp. FSA-380-WT-3A genomic DNA:
ACTTTTACTTTTCTAAGTTAAATAATTTTTAATATTTTTCTAATAATTTCTTATCAAACATATCATAATGATAATCACGCCATGTAGGATATATTTCTCTTTCATGTTGAACTTCATCCATATCTAAAGTTATAAACTTTAATTCTTCTTTATCAGAAGCTTTATCAAGAAGTTTTCCATTAGGTAATATTACTTTACTATCTCCACATAATTTTTGATTAGCTGGATTGTAACCAACTGTATTAACTCCTGCTACATAAAATAAATTTGACATTGCTCCTGAATATAGTCCTGTATTCCAATGATGTTGAAGAAGTTCTCTCCAAGCTGCACAACAAATTACTAATTCAGCACCTTTAAAATGTAATATTCTAAAAGTTTCTGGAAATTCAATATCATAGCAGATTAATAATCCTATTTTTCCAAATTCAGTTTCACAGACTTCAAATTTTTCTCCATCAGTAAAAATATCTTTTTCAGTATCCCATCCATATACTTTTGTATAATTTGCTATTCTCTCTCCTTTATTATTAACAAACATTACTGTATTAAAAATTTTTCCTGGTCTATCTTCTTTCTTTTCACAATACCCCATTATTATATGGATATTGTTATTAATAGCTTCTTTTTTTAATTCATTATATAAATAACCATCACAAGTCTCAGCTAATTTATGAAAAGTTTCTATAGGAGTATAATATCCCTGATAATAAAGTTCTGGAAAAACAATTAAATTTGCCCCTTTTTCACTTGCTTCTTTTATGGCTTTTTTTGCTTTTTCTAAATTATATTCACAATCTCCATGTTTTGACTCAAATTGAGCTATTGCCATTTTCAAATTTCTCATAATTACTCACTTCCTTATTGTTATTCTCTCATTATTTTATCATTTATTTTTCTATTTTACCAACCTGCTGGTAAATAACCTAAAGCTCCTAAAATTGCATATATAGCTGTTCCTCCATACACAATGATTAAAACTATTTGAACTGGCCAACTAGCTAATTTTCCACAAGTCCATTCAGGCTCAATATCCCCTGTTTTTCTAGCATTATTAATTATGAAAATAGGTAAAATAGCCATTATAGCTGCTGCAAATGTTCCTGAAAAATATAAAGCATCAACAAATCCAACTAAACCACTAACAGATAAATATAAAGGCAATGCGATAGCTACAACCATAATAGGTAATCTTATTCCTATTTCTTCATCAGAACGAAGTTTAAAGAAATCTACTATATTAGACACTAAAGTTTGAGTTATTGGGCAAAAAGAAGTAAACATAGCAACTAAAGCAAAATAGTTAGCTGCAAAGAAAGCCCATTGTCCTATTGCTTTTCCCCACGCTATTGTAGCCACTTGAGTTATTTGATCAGCAGGAGCTATAATAAAACATCCTAAAGGAATAAGTATTAATAAGAAAGCTGAAACTGCTTGTCCTATAAGTAAAGATGGAGCTAATTTTTTAGGAATATGTGATAAACCTCTTGCTAAATCTGGTACTAAATACTGTCCTATATAACTAAATGCTGCAACATTAAATACTGGAATAGCGTATTTCCATCTTTGTATAAGTAATCTACTTGCATCTGCATTTTTATTTATTATAGATGCTGTACATAAAATTATAATTAAAAATATCATTAGAGTACTCATATATGCCCCTGCACGTCCTACTGCTTTTAATCCAAACCAAGTAACAAGAACTGCTGGTATTAAAAATATCATAGTTCCAATCCAATTAGGAACTCCATACATAGAATTAAGAATGCTTCCACTACCATTTATATATGCTATTAAACAACTTATAGAGTTAACAACAACTGCTATAAAAATCAAAATTTTTCCTACTTTACCAGTATAACGTTCTGCTAATCCTGGTAATTGAACCATTACTCTAGTTCTCAATGAAGCTTCTGCAACATAATACATAGAAATTAAAGTTAATACACATGAAAAAATTAACCAAAAAGTAATGACTGGAAAACCTGCATAACGAGCTGAATAAGCTGTTCCAAGACATCCTGAACCTATTGTACATCCAATACTTGTTAAAATAGCTTCTTTAGGAGTTAATTTATGAATTTTTAATGCTCCTTCTTCATATTGTGAATTTCTTGTTTCTTTTTCTTGTGACATATTGTTCCTCCTTTTTATTTTTTTTATAATTTTTATTTATTATAATTTTTAATACTCATTTATAGCTTCCATTGAAAAAGTATCTTCTATAAAATCATTAAAATAAGGAATTTCACTTCTAACTTTTTGAATTTCATTTAAATCTACTTCACAAATAACAACTTCTTCTTTATCTCCAGATGCCCTTGCTCTTAATATTCCATCAGGTCCATATACTTGTGACCTTCCACAAATTCCTTCTCCTATAGTATTAACTCCAACTGTAAACATTAAATTAAATAATGCATTAGCTGATAAATCTATATCCCAACGTGGTTGTGCTCTCACACTCCAAACTGAAGGAACAAAAACTATATCAGCTCCTTTTAATGCCATTATCCTAGCAGGTTCTGGATATTCAGCATCATAGCAAATCATTATTCCTATTTTTCCTAAAGGCGTATCATAAACTGGAAACTTATTTCCTGATCTAAATTTTAATTTCTCCTCTCCCCAAGAATAAACTTTTCTCATATTCCCGATAACTTCGCCTTTCTCACTAATAAAAATGGCTGAATTATGAATTTTTCCAATTATATCTGTTGCTTCTGCATATCCTGCTATTATATAAATTCCAAGTTCTTTTGCTAAACTTGATAAAGTTTGAACAAAAGGACCATTATTTTTTTCAGCAACATTATTCATTTCAGTTGAATTTAAAAAATAACCTCCATAAAATAATTCAGGTAAACAAACTATTTCTGCTCCTTTTTGATAAGCTTCTTTTATCATTTTTATTCCTTTTTCTAAATTTACTTCTGTATCTCCATTTTTAGAAGAAATTTGGATTAGACCAATTTTAAATTTTCTTTTTTTCATAGATTGCACCTCTCTTTTATTTTTAATTAAGTATAAAAAAATTCATTTAATAAAAAATATGAATATTTTAATTCATTTAATTGGTAAAAATAAAAGCCTTTCGGCTATTATTTTTTATAATATAGATTTGAACTTTCCCAAAATTTTGTTAATTTTTCTAATTTTTTATTTGCTCTATTTAAATCTTTTTTACTCACTAATGTTAAAATAACTGATAATAAACTTAAGGTTGGTGCTGAATTATCAACAAAACTAATTTGTTCATTATGAGCATATAAACAACAATTTGAAAATAATGATATTGGTGAGTTTTCGTTATCTGTTATTCCTAAAGTTCTTATTCCTTTTAAAAAATTAAAATTAAGAATATCAACTGTATATTTAGGATATGGAGGAAAACTGATAGCTACTAATAAATCTTTTTCTGTTATATTATACATCTCATCATAATTCATTCCATGTAATGTTGTTAATACAAATACTTTATCTCTAATCCAAGACAAAGAATGACCAAAATAGCAAGCTAATCCATATTCAGCATGAGTTGCTACTATAAATACTTTTTCAGAAGATAATAACCAATCAATCGCTTTATTTAAATCACTTTCATTTATATTTTTCAATGTTTTTCTTATACTTTCTATATCTTTATTCATAGAATATGCTACAAATGAAAGAAGATCATTTTTTTCTGTTGGTAAATTTAAACGGTCAACTTGATATAATTTTCCTTTTAATACTTTTCTAAGTTCATTTTGTAAATCACTATACTTTGAGAAACCTATTTTTTTTACAAACCTTACAACTGTTGGTTCACTAGTCTTACTTTTTTCTCCTAATTCTTCTGCTGTAAAAAAAACAGCCTCTTCATAATGTTCTAATAGATACTGAGCTATCTTTTTTTGTTGTTTTGTAAAATTATCCATATTTTCTTTTACAAGTTTTAAAATTAAATTATTCATAATCTTTATCCCTTCCCTTATTTTTAAGAGAATTGTTTGTTTTTTGAATATTTTAATTTATATAATTCATTATAACTTTTTTTAAAACATATTTCAAAATATATAAAATTTTATTATGTATTATAAAAAATAATTATAACTATTTATAAAATCAGCTCTAACATAAATTCTCTTAATAATTAAAATATATTTTTTTAATATTCATATTATACTACAGAATTTGATAGTTATAAAAAAAAATTATAACTTATATTAGTTTTTGTATAACATTTGAAAAAAAATTTTTGATAGTATATTATTGTGTTATAAACAAAAACCAAAAAGGAGTGGATATAAATGGAAGATAACAGAATAATTGAATGTGTTGAAAGAGCAGATTACCTAATAAGCAAATGTATGGGAGTTAAACCAGGAGAAGAAGTTCTAATAGCAATAGACCCTCAAACAGACATGAGAATGGCTAATGCTATAGCTGCAGCAGCTTTAAAATGTGGAGCTGAATACAATATCTCTATGATGCCAATAAGAGGAAAAGATAAAGCTACTATTTTCCCTAAAACTCTTGAACTTGCAATGGAAGCTTGTGATGTATTTATTGGAATGACTACTGCTTCTGGAGCTGCAATTTATAACAATAGATTAAAAGAACTTATCAATGAGAAAAAATTAAGAGAATGTTCAATTTGTTTAAGAAATATAGATAACTTTACTCGTGGTGGAGCTTTAGCAGATTATGAAAAAGTTTATGCTGATGGAGTAAAATTACAATCTGTATGGAGAGGTAAAAAAATGGCTCATATAACAACTCCAGCAGGAACAGATTTATATATGGAAATGAATCAAATGGAACCTATCATTGAATGTGGAATAGCTAGAAATCCTGGAGATGCAATGGCATGGTCAGATGGAGAAGTTTCTTTAGGACCTGTAATTGGAACAACTCATGGAAAATTAGTTATAGATGGACCTATTTGTTACTATGGATGTCCTACAACTCCTGTTGAACTTAGAATAGAAGGAGGACGTATTGTTGAAGTAGTTGGTGGAGATGCTAAAATCTGTACTGAAATTCGTAGACAAATAGCTGAAATAAAAGATAGTGACAATATAGCTGAAATCGGAATTGGATTAAATAGAAACTGCTTATTTAATGGAGACTTTGAGGAAGAGAAAAAAGCATATGGAACTTGTCATATAGCTATGGGTAATGGATTCTACTATGGACAACCAGCTAGATCAACAGTTCATATAGATATGGTTCAATATAATCCTACAATAGAAATGGATGGAGAAATTATTGTAAAAGATGGTAAAGTTCTTTGTGTAGAAGATTAATTTTCCATTTATAAATATAACTTATATTAAAAAATAGTACGATTTTCATCGTACTATTTTTTATTTTCTAAAGATATTTTTAAAAATTCTTTACATGCATTTGATAAATATTTATTTTTCTTAGTAGCAAAATATATTGGTCTTGTTGATAGTTCTGGGTCCAATTTATAATATATTAAACTATCATTTTTTTGTTCATTTATTATTAATAAATCTCTTATAAAAATTACAGCACTTTCTGTAAATAAAGCTATATGATATCCTGTCATAATTTGATCAATCTTATAAATAGATTTAGGTGTAAATCCTGCTTTTTTACATAGAGCTAATCCTCTGATATACTGGTCATTTCCTTTCTTCATAGTAATAAAAGGCAAATTTTTAAATTCACTTAAAGAAACTTCCTGAATATTTGAATTTAAATGTTTTTTTTCTTTTATATCATCATATGTTAATTGGAACTCTTTTAGTTTGTTATTGATTTCCCATTTTGATGGAACAGCTAATAAAATATGTTCATCTTTATAGAAATATGTTTTTAATTTTTCATCATTTTCTGAAATAGCTGTTTCTAATATTAAATCTATCGAGTTGTTCTCTAATCCTTCTTTTAATTCTTTTATATTTCCTTCAATAACTTCTATATTAACTTTGGGATATTTTCTTTTAAATTTTTCTATAAGTTTAGGTAAAATAAAAGCACAAAAAAAAGAAGAACCACCAATTACAATATTTCCAGAATCTAATTTTCCTAAATCTTCAAAATATTTTTGCATATTATTTTCTATTTCTAAAATATTTTCAACACATTTTATATAATATTTTCCTTCTTTAGTTACTGTTAAAGGAATTGTTTCTCTATCAAATAATAAATA
This region includes:
- a CDS encoding aromatic amino acid transport family protein, which encodes MSQEKETRNSQYEEGALKIHKLTPKEAILTSIGCTIGSGCLGTAYSARYAGFPVITFWLIFSCVLTLISMYYVAEASLRTRVMVQLPGLAERYTGKVGKILIFIAVVVNSISCLIAYINGSGSILNSMYGVPNWIGTMIFLIPAVLVTWFGLKAVGRAGAYMSTLMIFLIIILCTASIINKNADASRLLIQRWKYAIPVFNVAAFSYIGQYLVPDLARGLSHIPKKLAPSLLIGQAVSAFLLILIPLGCFIIAPADQITQVATIAWGKAIGQWAFFAANYFALVAMFTSFCPITQTLVSNIVDFFKLRSDEEIGIRLPIMVVAIALPLYLSVSGLVGFVDALYFSGTFAAAIMAILPIFIINNARKTGDIEPEWTCGKLASWPVQIVLIIVYGGTAIYAILGALGYLPAGW
- a CDS encoding LysR substrate-binding domain-containing protein — encoded protein: MLNEMQYIYTIYKERSFSKAAKKLYISQPALSAMVKKVEQKIGYLLFDRETIPLTVTKEGKYYIKCVENILEIENNMQKYFEDLGKLDSGNIVIGGSSFFCAFILPKLIEKFKRKYPKVNIEVIEGNIKELKEGLENNSIDLILETAISENDEKLKTYFYKDEHILLAVPSKWEINNKLKEFQLTYDDIKEKKHLNSNIQEVSLSEFKNLPFITMKKGNDQYIRGLALCKKAGFTPKSIYKIDQIMTGYHIALFTESAVIFIRDLLIINEQKNDSLIYYKLDPELSTRPIYFATKKNKYLSNACKEFLKISLENKK
- a CDS encoding carbon-nitrogen hydrolase family protein → MRNLKMAIAQFESKHGDCEYNLEKAKKAIKEASEKGANLIVFPELYYQGYYTPIETFHKLAETCDGYLYNELKKEAINNNIHIIMGYCEKKEDRPGKIFNTVMFVNNKGERIANYTKVYGWDTEKDIFTDGEKFEVCETEFGKIGLLICYDIEFPETFRILHFKGAELVICCAAWRELLQHHWNTGLYSGAMSNLFYVAGVNTVGYNPANQKLCGDSKVILPNGKLLDKASDKEELKFITLDMDEVQHEREIYPTWRDYHYDMFDKKLLEKY
- a CDS encoding MurR/RpiR family transcriptional regulator, coding for MNNLILKLVKENMDNFTKQQKKIAQYLLEHYEEAVFFTAEELGEKSKTSEPTVVRFVKKIGFSKYSDLQNELRKVLKGKLYQVDRLNLPTEKNDLLSFVAYSMNKDIESIRKTLKNINESDLNKAIDWLLSSEKVFIVATHAEYGLACYFGHSLSWIRDKVFVLTTLHGMNYDEMYNITEKDLLVAISFPPYPKYTVDILNFNFLKGIRTLGITDNENSPISLFSNCCLYAHNEQISFVDNSAPTLSLLSVILTLVSKKDLNRANKKLEKLTKFWESSNLYYKK
- a CDS encoding aminopeptidase gives rise to the protein MEDNRIIECVERADYLISKCMGVKPGEEVLIAIDPQTDMRMANAIAAAALKCGAEYNISMMPIRGKDKATIFPKTLELAMEACDVFIGMTTASGAAIYNNRLKELINEKKLRECSICLRNIDNFTRGGALADYEKVYADGVKLQSVWRGKKMAHITTPAGTDLYMEMNQMEPIIECGIARNPGDAMAWSDGEVSLGPVIGTTHGKLVIDGPICYYGCPTTPVELRIEGGRIVEVVGGDAKICTEIRRQIAEIKDSDNIAEIGIGLNRNCLFNGDFEEEKKAYGTCHIAMGNGFYYGQPARSTVHIDMVQYNPTIEMDGEIIVKDGKVLCVED
- a CDS encoding nitrilase-related carbon-nitrogen hydrolase, which produces MKKRKFKIGLIQISSKNGDTEVNLEKGIKMIKEAYQKGAEIVCLPELFYGGYFLNSTEMNNVAEKNNGPFVQTLSSLAKELGIYIIAGYAEATDIIGKIHNSAIFISEKGEVIGNMRKVYSWGEEKLKFRSGNKFPVYDTPLGKIGIMICYDAEYPEPARIMALKGADIVFVPSVWSVRAQPRWDIDLSANALFNLMFTVGVNTIGEGICGRSQVYGPDGILRARASGDKEEVVICEVDLNEIQKVRSEIPYFNDFIEDTFSMEAINEY